The following is a genomic window from Cyanobacteriota bacterium.
TTCCATTCCTCGTCAGGTGGGTACACCGACAATTCAGAAAATGTATGGACAAAGCCAGTAGCTTACCTACGGGGTGTTCCCTCTTACGATGAAGGGGCACCGGGTGCCAACTGGTCGGTAACCATGTCGAGTGAAGAACTCTCAGCACGGATTACGGGTGTAGGCCGTGTGCGGGCGCTGGTGCCAGAGCGTGTAACACCTTTTGGGCGTGTGATCACCATGCGGGTTGTGGGGGATGCTGGGGTGCGTATCCTGAGTGGAGAAGCGATGCGCAATGCTTTAGGGTTACGGAGCACTCGGTTTGTAGTTGCAGCGATCGGCAATGAAGGCAGCACCAAACGGGGGGGACAAGCTGCTAGTACTCGATTCCAAATTGTCGGTACTGGCTTTGGGCATGGCCTAGGCATGAGCCAATGGGGAGCCTATAACCTAGCGCAACGGGGCTTCACCTATCAGCAGATTGTTCAGCATTATTACCAAGGCGCTACCTTGGCCAAGATTGAGGTGCAATAGCCTCCCCCCTTATTAGCCAGAATAGTCTAGCCAGAATAGTCCCACGCCAAGCACTAACTCCACGCTAAGCGCTACCCATAGTTTCTCCAGCATTTCATTGGGATTAGGGAGCTTTATCATGTGATACCAATTCTCCCAAGCCAGCGACATAACCCATTGGTTTATAGTCAGGGCTTGTACGCTCATTACAAGGCATCTGTAGCGATAGTTCGGGGAATTGGTATTAGCCCATGTTACTGCCTTGCAAACATCGAACCTGCTCATCTTGGGTATCATCCTATCCAGAGAGACCAAGTTAGGCTGCTCAGCTTCAACGGTCTCTAGGGCATCTTCACCATGATCAGCCGTTAGAATTTCATACCCCTTATCCTCCAACAGCGGTGAAGTAACCAGCAGAGGTGAGCCTCATCACCCACAATTTTCATCATCTACAATTAACCCCTGCTTTGCTGTCATAGTAGGTATATCTACCTAGATATGGCCATTTGATCAAGGCAGTGCCTGACCCCCCAAATCTTTGCAGTTGCCCAGTGAAGTAGGTTAGAAACAGAAGCTGTTCGTTAAAATCTGGAGATAACTACTCGGAAAGAATTGTCCATGCGATTTTCGCGGTTACTGCCACTGCTGCTAGCCATTGGTGTGATTTTAGGGATGACCATTTGGTTGATAGATTCCCTAATGCGCCTATTTTGGCAATTATCCTACTATCCACTGCTGGCACAACTCTTGATCTTGTTGATTGTTGCTCTGCTGGCTAGCCTGATTGGGGCGATCGTCTACTACTTTTTTGTATTGCCGCACCAAAAGCCACGGCAGCGTCGTCCCCGTCCTAAGGTACCCGCTGCTAAGGTGGATGCTGCTGAAGAAACCCTGAAGGCTGTCCGTAAGCAGGTAGCACAAATCCAAGACGAAGTAGCGCGGCAAGAACTGTTAAGTCGATCGCGAGAAATTGAAGAGAGCCTATCTCGCGGAGATCTGCGGGTAGTAGTGTTTGGCACTGGGTCGGCGGGCAAAACTTCCTTGGTGAATGCCTTGGTAGGGCGCATGGTGGGTGCTGTGGCTGCACCCATGGGCACAACCGACGAGGGAACTACCCATAGCCTGACTTTGAAAGGATTGGAGCGTCGTCTATTGATCACTGATACACCGGGAATCCTAGAAGCGGGAACCGCCGGTGGTGAGCGAGAACAGCGAGCGCGTCAATGGGCAACAGAGGCAGATTTATTATTGTTTGTGCTGGATAACGATCTGCGCCAATCAGAGTTTCAGTCCCTACGATCGCTAGCGAATATGGGTAAGCGATCGCTGCTGGTGCTCAATAAAACGGATCTGTATCCAGAGGCCGATCGTGAAGCTATCTTGCAAGCATTACGAGCACGGGTCAAGGGTGTAATTGCAGGCATGGATGTGGTGGCGGTTGCAGCGAATCCACAAGCAATAACCCTAGAGGACGGAAGCGTCCTGAAACCAGAGCCAGATATCATGCCCCTCATTCGCCGCATGGCTGCCATTCTGCGGGCAGAAGGAGAAGACTTGGTTGCCGACAATATTCTCTTACAGTCGCAACGGTTAGGGGCACAGGCTCGTAGGCTCATTGATCGTCAGCGTCGCCAACAAGCCGAAAAAATTGTGGAGCGCTATCAGTGGATCGGAGCAGGTGTGATTTCAGTGACTCCCTTGCCTGTTGTGGACATGCTAGCAACAGCAGCCGTTAACGCCCAGATGGTAGTGGAAATTGGTCGAATCTATGGCTGTGAACTCAATGCCGATCGGGGACGAGAGCTAGCCCTCTCCCTAGGTAAGACCCTAGTGAGCTTGGGTGTCGTCAAAGGGGCACTAGAACTCTTGACAACAGCACTGCAAATGAACATGAGTACCATCCTTGTAGGCAAAGCTATTCAGGGCATTAGTGCTGCTTACCTCACACGCATTGCTGGCAAGAGCTTTATTGAATATTTTCGCCATGACCAAGATTGGGGCGACGGTGGCATTACAGAAGTTGTGCAACGACAGTTTCAACTCAACCGCAAAGAAGAATTCATCAAGTCCTTTGTGCAAGAGGCTGTTAACCGAGTGATTAAGCCCCTAGAACGCCATCTCGATCTATCCTCTGAAGCAGAACCCCTAACCCCCTTGTCAGATCTAGACTACGAAGAAATTCTACCCCCACAGCCACCATTACAGCGACACATTGACTGAGCAGGGCAACGCTATGAAAATTGTCGATGAGCATTTTCGCCATTGGGCAGCACACGTAGCCATAAAGCGCAGTGTAAGATTTGAAGCTAGGCTATGTGAAATTGTGAGGGGCATAACTTCCCATGGTGTCTGACAAGTTTCGACGACAGTTACGCCAAGAGTTACAACAATGGTTAGCCGATGGCTTAATTGATGCAGAGTTGTTAGATCGACTAGCTCAACGGTATCAATTCCACACCCTAGAACGAGAGGCTAGTAATCGCTTTGTAGCTATTTTGCTGGGGTTAGGTTGCATTCTTCTGGGCTTGGCAGTCATTACCTTTGTGGCAGCAAATTGGCAAGTTTGGTCGAGATCATTCCGGGTGTTGCTTTTGGTAAGCCTGTTTGTGGGCATCAATACCGCTGGATTTTACCTCTGGCGACGATCGTCAAATGCAGGTTACCGGCGCTTAGGTCACGGTCTGTTGCTGATGGGTGGGCTGGCACTAGGGGCTAACATTGGCCTGATGTCTCAAATGTTCCATCAAAGTGGTGAGGTGTACGAGCTATTCCTAGTATGGGGACTGGGAGTAGCAGCAATGGCCTATGGTCTGCGCCTCAACTCCTTGGGGATCATGGCTCTGATTTTGGTGGGGATTGGTTATTGGTTTAGACGACTAGAAGGCTTTTGGGACAATTCCTCACTGCAACTGTTCATTCAACATATGCCACTGATGGTAGCGCTAGTGTTCTTACCCCTGGCGCATTGGTGCCGATCGCGGGCACTGTTTGGTGCAGCCATGGTACTGTTGCTAATCGCACTAGTAGGCAATTTGGATCCCTTCGCAGGCTACAGCTCAGCGCCGGGATGGGTAGCCGCGATCGTCGTAGCGTTGCCTCCAGCACTACTGTGGAGCTATAACCAGGATGCATTCACCTTTTCTCGCTCCCAGCCAAGTGCTACCCCTGACCCCTTTCAATCCTTAGCCCAAACCCTAGCACTCTGGTTCTTAAGCATTCGGTTCTACTTCTTCTCATTCCATTGGATCTGGAACTACGATCGCAGCAATACCTATGTTGACCTAGAAGCGTGGAATTGGCGATCGGCAGTCTACATTGATGTCTTTTTGCTCAGTGCCATGGCCATTTTAGGTTGGCTGCGTCTGCGTCAGCAGTTTACCCAGCCTCGCTGGTGGCAAGAAAAGAACCTGAATACAGGAGTGATAGCTGGGTTCATCATCATCCCATCCATCATATTCTTCTGGCATCTTAGCGTCAGCCCCCTGGGAATCGTCGCCCCCTTTGTCTTTAACCTGTTGCTGTTTTTACTGGCGATCGGCCTTGTTCGCGATGGCCTTACCCTCAACAGTCGTGATGCCTTCTGGGGTGGCATGGTGTTACTCGTGTTGGCTATTCTCAGCCGCACCATAGAGTATAACGCTGACCTATTGTTCAAAGCGTTTGTGTTTGCCCTTTGTGGCGTTAGCATCATCGCTGCTGGGCTGTGGTTTGAGCGTAACCTCAGGCTCTCTAACACTCGTAATGGTTCAACCCCCACCTCAGAGGAGTCACTATGACAACCCACATCCCCCCTGTCCAAGCCAGCCATAGCCCATCACCCAACCTATCTGTTCCTGCATGGCGATTTTGGTTACCGCTGCTACTTCAACTGGGACTAATAGCCGCCGTCCCTGCCCAGGATGCCTACACCTATGTTTGGGGCAAAACAGTTATCCTGCAAACGGTACCTGTGGATCCCTATGACTTTTTACGCGGCTATTCGCAGACTTTAAGCTATGACATCTCTAATCCCACTAACCTCAAACAACTACCGGGATGGCAGGCAATAGATGCCAACAGTTCCAGACGCAACCAACCATTCTACTTGGTGTTAGAGGCACCACCCACGGCCAACGTTACGCCACCAATTCCCTGGAAGCCAGTCCGGGTTAGTGTTGAGCGTCCCACTAATCTGCCTGCTAATCAAGTTGCTCTGCGCGGCTCTTATCGAGACTGGCGAGTCGAGTATGGCCTGGAAACCTACTACATGCCAGCCGATCGCCGGCATGAGATCAATGCAGAGATTAGCCGTGGGCAACAAAATGCGCGTTTTAGCCAGTCGGACGATCGCCGCCTACAAGCATTCGTGGTGGAAGTGAAGGTAGACGATCGGGGTAACGCTGTGCCCGTAAGTCTATGGCTAGACGACCAGTCCTATCGCTTCTAGGTTGATTCGTATGGATGCTGATTTGTGTGGATACGGGGTTACTGCCAATACCACACAAATCTTAGCTTCCTCTAGGGGCCTACTCTGCCCGCTCTAGGGAGAGAAACGGACAGCGAGGTAGGGTAATCTGCTCCACGATCGGCACATATCCCAACCATTGCGATGACAACTGCTCAAACTGCTCAGGACAGCCACTGACACAAAATCGCGTCGTAGGCACTGATTGAGTACTGCGTAGCCCCAGCAAGTCTAGCTCATGGGCTGCCGCAGCAACTAGGTTCCTGGCAGGATCCACCAAAGTGATCGAACTGGGTAGCAACTCGCGCAGTACTGGTTCCAGATGGGGATAGTGTGTACATCCGTAGATTAATGTATCAATCTGATTGGCTAGCAAAGGAGCTAGATAATCCTTAGCAACCTCACGGGTGTAGGGATCATAGATGCGATTTGCCTCAATTAGGGGCACAAATTCTGGGCAGCCCACTTCCCACACGTTCACAGTGGGGTCAATTTCCAATACCGCCTGGGCGTAGGCATGGCTATTGGCTGTGGCTGGAGTAGCAATAACACCAATCCGTTTGCCCTGCTGAACAGCAGCCCTAGCCCCCGGTAAGATCAACCCTAAAATTGGCAAGTCAAACTCAGCTTGTACAGTCTCTAGCGCTAGGGCAGAGCTAGTGTTGCAGGCCATAATCACCATCTTGACTCCTACACTGGTCATCCAGGTCAGAATTTCGCGGACAAACTGGAGAATCTCAGCCGACGATCGAGTGCCATAGGGTAAGCGAGCAGTATCACCAAAATAGAGCACTGACTCTTGAGGCAACTGACGGTGTAATTCACGCAACACTGTTAAACCACCTAATCCGCTATCA
Proteins encoded in this region:
- a CDS encoding GTP-binding protein produces the protein MRFSRLLPLLLAIGVILGMTIWLIDSLMRLFWQLSYYPLLAQLLILLIVALLASLIGAIVYYFFVLPHQKPRQRRPRPKVPAAKVDAAEETLKAVRKQVAQIQDEVARQELLSRSREIEESLSRGDLRVVVFGTGSAGKTSLVNALVGRMVGAVAAPMGTTDEGTTHSLTLKGLERRLLITDTPGILEAGTAGGEREQRARQWATEADLLLFVLDNDLRQSEFQSLRSLANMGKRSLLVLNKTDLYPEADREAILQALRARVKGVIAGMDVVAVAANPQAITLEDGSVLKPEPDIMPLIRRMAAILRAEGEDLVADNILLQSQRLGAQARRLIDRQRRQQAEKIVERYQWIGAGVISVTPLPVVDMLATAAVNAQMVVEIGRIYGCELNADRGRELALSLGKTLVSLGVVKGALELLTTALQMNMSTILVGKAIQGISAAYLTRIAGKSFIEYFRHDQDWGDGGITEVVQRQFQLNRKEEFIKSFVQEAVNRVIKPLERHLDLSSEAEPLTPLSDLDYEEILPPQPPLQRHID
- a CDS encoding DUF2157 domain-containing protein, whose amino-acid sequence is MVSDKFRRQLRQELQQWLADGLIDAELLDRLAQRYQFHTLEREASNRFVAILLGLGCILLGLAVITFVAANWQVWSRSFRVLLLVSLFVGINTAGFYLWRRSSNAGYRRLGHGLLLMGGLALGANIGLMSQMFHQSGEVYELFLVWGLGVAAMAYGLRLNSLGIMALILVGIGYWFRRLEGFWDNSSLQLFIQHMPLMVALVFLPLAHWCRSRALFGAAMVLLLIALVGNLDPFAGYSSAPGWVAAIVVALPPALLWSYNQDAFTFSRSQPSATPDPFQSLAQTLALWFLSIRFYFFSFHWIWNYDRSNTYVDLEAWNWRSAVYIDVFLLSAMAILGWLRLRQQFTQPRWWQEKNLNTGVIAGFIIIPSIIFFWHLSVSPLGIVAPFVFNLLLFLLAIGLVRDGLTLNSRDAFWGGMVLLVLAILSRTIEYNADLLFKAFVFALCGVSIIAAGLWFERNLRLSNTRNGSTPTSEESL
- a CDS encoding GDYXXLXY domain-containing protein, with amino-acid sequence MTTHIPPVQASHSPSPNLSVPAWRFWLPLLLQLGLIAAVPAQDAYTYVWGKTVILQTVPVDPYDFLRGYSQTLSYDISNPTNLKQLPGWQAIDANSSRRNQPFYLVLEAPPTANVTPPIPWKPVRVSVERPTNLPANQVALRGSYRDWRVEYGLETYYMPADRRHEINAEISRGQQNARFSQSDDRRLQAFVVEVKVDDRGNAVPVSLWLDDQSYRF
- the murI gene encoding glutamate racemase, with protein sequence MTKNQPIGLFDSGLGGLTVLRELHRQLPQESVLYFGDTARLPYGTRSSAEILQFVREILTWMTSVGVKMVIMACNTSSALALETVQAEFDLPILGLILPGARAAVQQGKRIGVIATPATANSHAYAQAVLEIDPTVNVWEVGCPEFVPLIEANRIYDPYTREVAKDYLAPLLANQIDTLIYGCTHYPHLEPVLRELLPSSITLVDPARNLVAAAAHELDLLGLRSTQSVPTTRFCVSGCPEQFEQLSSQWLGYVPIVEQITLPRCPFLSLERAE